The following are encoded in a window of Vibrio sp. SCSIO 43136 genomic DNA:
- a CDS encoding class I SAM-dependent methyltransferase encodes MSTDWDEYAEQWEKDPSTAAYADKVFETLNNMVSLSGLKVLDFGCGTGLLTQKLSPLVKEVVALDSSEMMIEQLDAKELPNVEPVVDALSRGLVAYHPAFRTQFDLIVASSVCGFLDDFQQGAEIIASLLDDGGLFVHWDWLAASSEDGMTEQKIKATLTKAGFSSVETKVGFTIETAMGEKTVVMGIGQK; translated from the coding sequence ATGTCCACTGATTGGGACGAATACGCAGAGCAGTGGGAGAAGGACCCTTCGACCGCTGCATATGCTGATAAGGTGTTTGAGACGCTGAACAATATGGTCAGCCTATCTGGGCTTAAAGTTCTAGATTTCGGCTGCGGAACAGGTCTTCTAACACAAAAACTATCACCTTTGGTTAAAGAAGTCGTGGCTCTAGATAGCTCAGAGATGATGATCGAGCAATTAGATGCCAAAGAGCTGCCAAACGTAGAGCCAGTTGTTGATGCACTGAGTCGTGGCTTGGTGGCTTACCACCCAGCGTTCAGAACACAGTTTGATTTAATTGTTGCCTCGTCGGTGTGTGGTTTTCTAGACGATTTCCAGCAAGGTGCCGAGATCATCGCTTCATTGCTTGACGATGGCGGGCTGTTTGTTCATTGGGACTGGCTTGCAGCGAGTAGCGAAGATGGTATGACTGAGCAAAAAATCAAAGCCACATTGACTAAAGCAGGTTTTAGTTCAGTAGAAACCAAGGTCGGTTTTACCATAGAGACTGCCATGGGTGAGAAAACGGTTGTTATGGGCATTGGTCAGAAGTAG
- a CDS encoding transporter substrate-binding domain-containing protein produces MSGVRRIWLILFVALLTSFSSVANIVNHYTILTYESRPLAYSENGKHKGLLIELIDELFKRSQFEYTIKIMPLKRAMNIARLQNNHCVLPVARSQEREADFQWVSPVLVTRYALYADLDHDRDIVTLADVRNHTIGTHRGSIVDEYLSSMGFTTEPTSTSRQNFRKLEIGRIDFWAEDTLTATPLMESLGYHLLPELVFYTSLRAMACNLSSNPYKMRKMELALSKMYWDGYLEKLYAKYGLELNPVVSD; encoded by the coding sequence ATGTCTGGCGTTAGGCGAATATGGCTAATACTTTTCGTCGCATTACTAACAAGCTTTAGTAGCGTCGCAAATATCGTCAATCATTACACCATACTCACCTACGAGTCGCGTCCTCTTGCTTACTCGGAAAATGGCAAACACAAAGGGCTACTCATCGAACTCATTGATGAGTTGTTTAAACGTTCGCAATTTGAATACACCATCAAAATCATGCCGTTAAAACGTGCGATGAACATAGCAAGACTGCAAAACAATCATTGTGTTTTGCCCGTCGCTCGTTCGCAAGAACGAGAAGCTGACTTTCAGTGGGTAAGCCCTGTATTGGTCACTCGTTATGCATTGTACGCCGATTTAGACCATGATAGAGATATCGTCACACTCGCAGATGTGCGCAATCATACGATCGGAACCCACCGCGGTAGCATTGTTGATGAATACCTCAGCTCGATGGGCTTTACTACTGAGCCAACATCAACCAGTCGACAAAATTTTCGCAAGCTCGAAATAGGACGGATAGACTTTTGGGCGGAGGATACTTTAACGGCAACACCACTAATGGAGAGCCTTGGCTACCACTTATTACCAGAACTTGTGTTCTACACGTCACTTCGGGCTATGGCCTGCAACCTTAGCAGTAACCCCTATAAGATGAGAAAGATGGAGCTGGCGCTGTCGAAAATGTATTGGGACGGATATCTAGAAAAGCTCTACGCAAAATATGGTCTTGAACTTAACCCGGTCGTCAGTGACTAA
- a CDS encoding ABC transporter substrate-binding protein encodes MRDSGSSQIIYKWLEEFQPSTLSKPQQLEEMNWFINAAKPYRGLSIHVVSERINTHKFESEVLAKAFYELTGIHVVHELTGEDDVVKKLSAQIMTRQNLFDAYINDSDLIGTHFRSGAVVALSDFIENEGKEVTLPSLDLDDFIGLAFTTAPDGKFYQLPDQQFANLYWYRHDWFERPELKKKFKEIYGYELGIPQNWAAYEAIANFFTNDVKYIDGQRVYGHMDYAKTDPSLGWRLSDAWLSMAGVGDKGLPNGHPVDEWGIRVEGCRPVGASVRRGGALNGPASVYAINKFIDWLDYAPPEARNLNFSQAGEWPGKGVIAQQIFWYTAFVSDLTKPNLPVMNRDGTPKWRIAPSPVGKYWQPGMKSGYQDTGAWTFLHTTPLFRRQAAWLYAQFVVSKTVSLKKTLIANTPIRYSDIHSNVMTKRAPYLGGLVEFYRSRGRDVWTPTGTNVPDYPYLSTLWWKNISKVVEGKITTEQGLKRFSIEVDEHLKDLSYSQDHECAPKLNAATFPEKWLNAPGSPKARIDGEPQGITLPYEEALNVWR; translated from the coding sequence ATGCGCGACAGTGGTAGCAGCCAAATCATCTATAAATGGCTGGAAGAGTTCCAACCCTCGACTTTATCTAAGCCACAACAACTTGAAGAGATGAATTGGTTCATCAATGCCGCTAAACCCTACCGCGGGCTTTCAATTCATGTGGTATCTGAACGAATCAACACGCATAAGTTCGAATCTGAGGTGCTAGCAAAAGCATTTTATGAATTGACTGGCATTCATGTCGTGCACGAACTGACCGGAGAAGATGATGTAGTTAAGAAATTATCGGCTCAAATTATGACTCGTCAAAACTTGTTTGATGCATACATCAATGACAGTGATTTAATCGGCACCCATTTTCGTTCTGGGGCGGTTGTCGCCTTGAGTGATTTTATCGAAAATGAAGGCAAAGAAGTCACTTTACCCAGTCTAGACTTAGATGACTTTATTGGTCTCGCCTTCACAACTGCACCTGATGGAAAATTCTACCAGTTACCTGATCAACAATTTGCCAACCTCTATTGGTATCGTCACGATTGGTTTGAACGCCCGGAACTCAAGAAAAAGTTTAAGGAAATCTACGGCTATGAGCTTGGCATCCCGCAAAACTGGGCTGCGTATGAAGCCATTGCAAACTTCTTTACTAACGACGTCAAATACATCGACGGACAACGTGTCTATGGGCATATGGATTATGCGAAAACGGACCCATCTTTGGGCTGGCGCTTGTCCGACGCCTGGTTATCCATGGCGGGTGTTGGCGACAAAGGCTTACCCAATGGGCACCCCGTGGATGAATGGGGTATTCGAGTCGAGGGATGTCGACCAGTGGGGGCGAGTGTTCGCCGTGGTGGCGCTCTAAATGGGCCTGCATCGGTTTATGCCATCAACAAATTCATTGATTGGCTCGACTATGCTCCACCAGAAGCTAGAAACCTTAACTTTTCCCAAGCAGGAGAATGGCCCGGGAAAGGCGTCATTGCCCAGCAAATCTTTTGGTATACGGCATTTGTCTCTGATCTTACCAAACCTAATCTGCCAGTCATGAACCGTGATGGCACCCCGAAATGGCGTATTGCACCATCACCTGTGGGTAAATATTGGCAACCGGGCATGAAGTCTGGTTACCAAGATACTGGTGCTTGGACCTTCTTACATACAACGCCACTATTTCGTCGACAAGCGGCATGGCTTTATGCTCAATTTGTCGTTTCTAAAACGGTATCGCTTAAGAAGACCTTAATTGCAAATACACCCATTCGCTATTCCGATATTCACTCTAACGTGATGACCAAAAGAGCCCCTTACCTTGGTGGCTTAGTTGAGTTCTATCGAAGCCGAGGCCGTGATGTATGGACGCCAACTGGGACAAACGTTCCCGATTACCCATACCTTTCCACGCTGTGGTGGAAGAACATATCAAAAGTTGTTGAGGGAAAAATTACCACCGAGCAAGGGCTCAAACGCTTTTCTATCGAAGTCGATGAGCACCTCAAAGACCTCTCTTATTCGCAAGATCATGAATGTGCACCCAAACTGAACGCAGCAACCTTTCCTGAAAAATGGCTCAATGCGCCAGGTTCACCAAAAGCTCGTATCGATGGTGAACCTCAAGGCATTACCCTGCCGTATGAGGAGGCGTTAAATGTCTGGCGTTAG
- a CDS encoding NUDIX domain-containing protein, translated as MYCPKCGEASFNHVAANQYVCHQCQFTYFQNVAAAVAVAIVCGDELLVVIRGRDPMRGHWDLPGGFVDPDESLEQACVRELEEELGLNQALKLEFIGSFPNTYPYKEVVYKTCDVLFGCRLATKPNVVANDDVSGFQWVKIADVVPEKFAFESSTRILPWLNTLE; from the coding sequence ATGTATTGTCCAAAATGTGGTGAAGCGAGTTTTAATCATGTCGCTGCCAATCAGTATGTTTGTCATCAATGTCAGTTTACTTATTTTCAAAATGTCGCTGCGGCGGTTGCCGTTGCGATTGTTTGTGGCGATGAACTGTTAGTGGTGATCCGTGGTCGAGATCCAATGAGAGGGCACTGGGATCTGCCCGGTGGTTTTGTCGACCCAGACGAGAGTTTAGAGCAAGCATGCGTTCGCGAACTCGAAGAAGAGCTAGGCCTCAATCAAGCGCTCAAGTTGGAGTTTATCGGTTCGTTCCCAAACACCTATCCTTATAAAGAGGTGGTGTACAAAACCTGCGATGTTTTGTTTGGTTGCCGATTAGCGACTAAACCCAATGTGGTCGCCAATGACGATGTAAGTGGTTTTCAGTGGGTAAAAATAGCAGACGTTGTACCAGAGAAATTTGCATTTGAGTCGTCGACTCGCATATTGCCTTGGTTAAATACGCTCGAGTGA
- a CDS encoding 3-oxoacyl-[acyl-carrier-protein] synthase III C-terminal domain-containing protein: MTTFLKTKVKLLSHGAALPPNRYTTDQMLETLQSLSGWRYAKLAQRISKHLGVESRHLSRDVRLKTSAPTPSNSDLAVEVVQACLDQAHLQSSDLDYLLAHTCTPDTQVPPSVAWVADKINYKGLYLELRQACTGFASALQMAVPRIESLGKPVMLVGSETGSVYFDHAPQFLDQAQLVNYLQMGDGAAGVLLGSDDGSGQGIISDIYMGQIGVGKSPGLYLDGGSTSVYTQEGPARFHHDAAKVKQNGEMLFKAAIDALNEQGHQLDSFDYIIPHQASGHIDVHFSKATGIAQEKIINDAKHLGNLGSSAIWMSFSRLLSSGKLEHGDRVLVIGAEATKYLYGGFIYTH, encoded by the coding sequence ATGACCACTTTTCTCAAAACCAAAGTTAAGCTGCTCAGTCATGGAGCTGCCCTACCACCAAATCGCTATACCACTGACCAAATGCTCGAAACTCTGCAATCTTTGTCAGGGTGGCGCTACGCAAAATTGGCCCAGCGGATCAGTAAACATTTAGGTGTGGAATCTCGTCATTTAAGTCGCGATGTGCGCCTAAAAACGTCTGCGCCGACGCCAAGCAACTCCGACTTAGCCGTAGAGGTTGTGCAGGCGTGTTTAGATCAAGCGCATTTGCAGTCTAGTGATCTTGACTACTTGTTGGCGCATACCTGCACACCAGATACCCAAGTGCCACCTAGTGTGGCTTGGGTAGCAGACAAGATAAATTATAAAGGTTTGTATCTAGAGCTTAGACAGGCATGCACAGGTTTTGCGAGTGCGTTGCAGATGGCGGTACCGAGAATCGAGTCACTGGGTAAACCTGTGATGCTGGTGGGCAGCGAGACAGGATCTGTCTATTTTGATCATGCACCACAGTTTCTCGATCAAGCGCAACTGGTTAACTATTTGCAAATGGGGGATGGTGCTGCAGGTGTATTGCTTGGCAGTGATGATGGTTCGGGGCAGGGCATCATTAGTGATATCTATATGGGGCAAATTGGTGTGGGGAAATCACCGGGGCTCTACCTTGATGGAGGATCGACTTCTGTTTATACCCAAGAAGGGCCAGCGCGTTTCCATCATGACGCAGCCAAGGTAAAACAAAACGGTGAAATGCTATTTAAAGCGGCGATAGATGCGTTAAATGAGCAAGGGCATCAACTCGACAGTTTTGACTATATTATCCCCCACCAAGCCAGTGGGCATATTGATGTGCATTTCTCTAAAGCAACTGGAATTGCACAGGAGAAAATCATTAATGATGCCAAGCACTTGGGGAATCTAGGCTCATCGGCAATTTGGATGAGCTTCAGCCGCCTATTAAGCAGCGGTAAACTCGAGCATGGGGATAGGGTGTTAGTGATTGGTGCTGAAGCGACTAAATACCTTTATGGTGGTTTTATCTACACTCATTAA
- the yidA gene encoding sugar-phosphatase, with translation MYKLIALDMDGTLLDSEKKLSQRNKDAIDAARAQGVTVVLVSGRPTEGMLPYLDQLEMTGEQDIVLSYNASVVQKVASRELLRSQILTGVDAKNLATLARDLGVHIHAFTETHGLITPQLNTYTDLEASINGIEVSVMPFESLDDDEPVMKVMMIDEPEVLSAAIEKIHAEVYQEFTVVQSAPYFLEFLNAKSNKGTGVAMLAEMMGIDASQVICMGDAGNDKHMLEYAGVGVAMGNATEEIKAVANYHTATNDESGVAQVIEELVLNN, from the coding sequence ATGTACAAATTGATTGCCCTCGATATGGATGGGACTCTTCTCGATTCAGAGAAAAAACTTAGTCAGCGTAACAAGGACGCTATTGATGCTGCTCGTGCCCAAGGGGTGACGGTTGTACTGGTGTCTGGCCGCCCAACAGAAGGTATGCTGCCTTATCTTGACCAGCTTGAAATGACTGGCGAGCAAGATATCGTATTAAGCTACAACGCATCAGTCGTGCAGAAAGTGGCTTCTCGTGAACTGCTACGCAGTCAGATCCTAACCGGTGTGGATGCCAAAAATCTTGCGACGCTGGCGAGAGATCTTGGTGTTCATATCCATGCGTTTACCGAAACTCACGGTTTGATCACTCCACAACTGAACACTTATACCGACCTTGAAGCGAGCATCAATGGTATTGAGGTCTCGGTAATGCCGTTCGAATCGCTAGACGATGACGAACCAGTTATGAAAGTGATGATGATCGATGAGCCTGAGGTGCTTTCGGCCGCTATTGAAAAGATCCACGCTGAGGTGTACCAAGAGTTCACTGTGGTTCAGAGTGCGCCATATTTCCTTGAGTTCTTGAATGCCAAGAGCAATAAAGGCACTGGTGTTGCGATGCTGGCTGAGATGATGGGCATTGATGCCTCACAGGTTATTTGCATGGGTGACGCAGGTAATGACAAACACATGCTTGAGTATGCAGGCGTAGGTGTTGCGATGGGCAATGCTACCGAAGAAATCAAAGCCGTGGCGAATTACCATACGGCTACCAATGACGAGAGCGGTGTTGCTCAAGTGATTGAAGAGTTGGTGTTAAATAACTAA
- a CDS encoding GGDEF domain-containing protein yields the protein MDAILTKVSDAGLDPASVQGEDAIIFWDHVRQHIATNNEERAHCYAISSQYRVKLKQPRASIDELRAALELLSLPEHAEDVLNIRASLAEQLFDGGDYALALKEYVMLSTMAVEFSEIDFYVIAVMGMGNLCDAYGDHHRALKYYMKIDGIDHAISSRTLRLRYKLYMVSCLISVGRLVQAEEKLRECEELSILVSDKILAGQIILYQARIQGKQKNHLDALKTLTKARYSLNNTSALWLSNMMRLELARNLNGIGRMDLAEAILYSMTKRLEVTNSPVLMHKLYDVISGVLETQQEYKRALAYQKHAYRIHSDLVKNIPISELAGSQLRRLTRFELQLKLIMSEQENRELKETTETQKSAVAKLQQDVFTDPLTSLHNRRWLDVKLKDLLLHNTNFALMVIDIDHFKSINDELSHLVGDKAIVNVATELKSHFRFKGSSCVRFGGEEFLVILENANIEQAVMHAEHYRERIFQFSWLDILGERGLTVSVGVTLHKEGENTQRTFYRADKALYRAKAKGRNQVCYEV from the coding sequence ATGGACGCGATCCTAACTAAAGTCTCCGATGCCGGATTAGACCCGGCCTCGGTTCAAGGCGAAGATGCGATCATCTTTTGGGACCATGTTCGTCAACACATAGCCACTAATAATGAAGAGCGAGCCCACTGCTACGCAATAAGCTCTCAGTACCGAGTCAAATTAAAGCAGCCTCGCGCCTCAATAGATGAGCTGCGTGCTGCGTTAGAGTTGCTATCCTTGCCTGAGCATGCGGAAGATGTGCTCAATATTAGAGCCAGTTTGGCTGAGCAACTGTTTGATGGCGGTGACTATGCACTCGCACTCAAAGAGTACGTCATGCTATCAACCATGGCGGTAGAATTCAGTGAAATTGATTTTTATGTGATAGCCGTAATGGGCATGGGGAACCTATGTGACGCCTATGGTGATCATCACCGCGCCCTCAAGTACTACATGAAAATCGATGGTATCGACCATGCGATCTCTAGCCGTACCCTGCGCCTTCGCTACAAACTGTATATGGTGTCTTGCTTGATTTCGGTAGGCCGCTTGGTTCAAGCGGAAGAGAAATTGCGAGAGTGTGAAGAGTTAAGTATTCTGGTCAGCGATAAAATTTTGGCTGGTCAAATCATCCTCTATCAAGCACGTATTCAGGGCAAACAGAAGAACCACCTAGATGCACTCAAAACACTGACTAAAGCTCGCTATTCACTGAATAATACCAGCGCCCTTTGGCTCTCGAACATGATGCGTCTTGAACTGGCTCGAAACCTGAACGGCATTGGTCGTATGGACTTGGCAGAAGCGATTCTATACAGCATGACCAAACGTCTAGAAGTGACCAACTCGCCAGTATTGATGCATAAGCTTTATGACGTCATAAGTGGTGTGTTGGAAACTCAGCAGGAATACAAACGTGCATTGGCGTATCAAAAACACGCCTACCGCATTCACTCAGATCTGGTGAAGAATATTCCTATTAGTGAGTTAGCGGGCTCTCAGTTGCGCCGTCTGACACGCTTCGAGCTTCAGCTCAAGCTGATCATGTCTGAGCAAGAAAACCGTGAACTTAAAGAAACCACCGAGACCCAAAAATCGGCAGTGGCTAAGCTGCAACAAGATGTATTTACGGATCCACTGACCAGCCTTCATAACCGTCGTTGGCTGGACGTAAAACTGAAAGATTTGCTGCTTCACAACACGAACTTTGCGTTGATGGTCATTGATATCGACCACTTTAAGTCAATCAATGACGAGTTAAGCCACTTGGTGGGTGACAAAGCGATTGTTAACGTCGCCACTGAGCTTAAATCTCACTTCCGCTTTAAAGGTTCGTCCTGTGTTCGATTTGGTGGCGAGGAGTTTTTGGTCATACTAGAAAATGCCAACATCGAACAAGCGGTGATGCATGCTGAACATTACCGTGAACGCATTTTCCAATTTAGTTGGCTAGATATTCTTGGAGAACGTGGTCTTACCGTCAGTGTGGGCGTGACTCTTCATAAAGAAGGGGAAAATACTCAGCGTACTTTCTACCGAGCGGATAAAGCTCTCTACCGAGCAAAAGCAAAAGGCCGTAACCAAGTCTGCTACGAGGTTTAA
- a CDS encoding lactate dehydrogenase yields the protein MSYDQLPKDAEGLQLNFCKTLACDNFGLSDAKHYVLQHANPKRPAMVCRECGAFPPLLNNQEVVNELTRLRHVHSDGLPACRNPECDSFGKTVHTHKHLYHSFGFSGDRQRYRCKVCQSTFVDKWSGSNAKITLQEVLLGYLFTGYSVREICRKLSINPKTFYDHVDQIASRCRRKLAMFDARWLKHADSFTLASQYTPLQPKSNNGVFWFVTCDANSGYVHSQHVNYSFDEEPQGTELHNPYEFPARFVSSEYSPEGAALPSTNSDNLRQKIDHKYQQILARGNVEDPMGNLAAFNHPSKGALIRPPYTSYAHYLNILNSCGEDKPVILYMPQDPVLRSAALSIYRKPIQNKTADLIYVEEDSQWDAAYTDQKIDIVHVGWWRDRWAIKSHQKASKGICHLAGERNDSEYWLKHATTNQPEFYQQRFHVLFESFVNEPRRKLRPGGLLPLLDIFRAWHNLCYQHKDGLTPAQQMGLSDKPLTLKALLS from the coding sequence GTGTCGTACGACCAACTACCAAAGGACGCCGAAGGTCTGCAACTCAACTTTTGTAAAACATTGGCGTGTGACAACTTTGGATTGAGTGATGCAAAGCATTATGTTTTGCAGCACGCAAACCCAAAGCGTCCAGCGATGGTTTGTCGAGAATGCGGTGCTTTCCCCCCCTTACTTAATAATCAGGAGGTCGTTAACGAACTGACGCGTTTACGCCACGTTCACAGCGACGGCCTTCCTGCCTGCCGAAACCCTGAGTGTGATAGCTTTGGTAAAACGGTACATACCCACAAACATCTCTACCATTCATTTGGCTTTAGCGGCGATCGTCAGAGATACCGCTGTAAAGTTTGTCAATCGACCTTCGTTGATAAATGGTCGGGAAGTAATGCCAAGATAACCCTGCAAGAAGTTTTGCTCGGTTATCTGTTCACAGGCTATTCGGTACGAGAAATCTGCCGAAAACTTAGCATCAACCCAAAAACCTTTTACGATCACGTTGATCAAATTGCTAGTCGTTGCCGACGCAAACTTGCGATGTTTGACGCTCGCTGGTTAAAGCACGCCGATAGCTTTACCTTGGCCTCTCAATACACCCCGCTACAACCAAAAAGCAATAATGGCGTATTTTGGTTTGTTACCTGCGACGCAAATTCTGGCTATGTACATAGTCAGCACGTGAACTACTCTTTTGATGAAGAGCCTCAAGGCACTGAACTACACAACCCTTATGAATTTCCCGCTCGCTTTGTTTCGAGTGAATATTCTCCTGAAGGTGCAGCGCTACCGAGCACCAACAGCGACAACCTACGCCAGAAAATTGACCATAAGTATCAACAAATTTTGGCGCGTGGGAATGTCGAAGATCCTATGGGTAACCTCGCCGCTTTCAATCACCCATCAAAAGGGGCACTGATCAGGCCGCCATACACCAGCTATGCGCACTATCTGAATATCCTTAACTCTTGTGGCGAAGATAAGCCCGTCATTTTGTATATGCCTCAAGACCCTGTGCTGCGTTCGGCGGCGTTAAGCATTTACCGTAAACCGATCCAAAACAAAACTGCTGACTTAATCTATGTAGAAGAAGACAGCCAATGGGATGCGGCATATACCGACCAAAAAATTGACATCGTGCATGTTGGTTGGTGGCGTGACCGATGGGCGATTAAGTCGCACCAGAAAGCAAGTAAAGGCATCTGTCATCTTGCTGGGGAGCGCAACGATAGCGAATATTGGTTGAAGCATGCAACCACGAATCAGCCTGAGTTTTATCAGCAAAGATTCCACGTTTTGTTTGAAAGCTTTGTCAATGAGCCCCGCAGGAAATTACGACCAGGTGGTCTTTTACCGCTGCTAGATATTTTCCGTGCATGGCATAATTTATGCTACCAACATAAAGATGGATTGACGCCTGCTCAGCAAATGGGCTTATCAGACAAACCTTTGACGCTTAAAGCACTCTTATCCTGA
- the deoD gene encoding purine-nucleoside phosphorylase — MATPHINAQAGDFAETVLMPGDPLRAKYIAETFLDDVKQVCDVRNMFGYTGTYKGKKVSVMGHGMGIPSCCIYVHELIADYGVKNIIRVGSCGAVRDDVKLMDVVIGMGASTDSKVNRIRFANHDFAAIADFGLLEESVKQARELDVPIKVGNIFSADLFYTPEPEIFETMKKLGILGVDMEAAGIYGVAADLGAKALTILTVSDHILRGEKLSSEDRQKSFNDMMKVALETAINI; from the coding sequence ATGGCTACCCCACATATCAATGCACAAGCTGGTGATTTTGCAGAAACTGTTCTGATGCCAGGTGATCCACTACGTGCAAAGTACATCGCAGAAACCTTCCTAGACGATGTAAAGCAAGTATGTGACGTTCGTAATATGTTTGGCTACACAGGTACATACAAAGGTAAAAAAGTATCTGTGATGGGCCACGGCATGGGCATTCCTTCGTGCTGCATCTACGTTCATGAGCTGATCGCAGATTACGGCGTGAAGAACATCATTCGTGTGGGCAGCTGTGGTGCTGTACGTGATGACGTTAAACTGATGGACGTTGTGATCGGTATGGGTGCTTCTACCGACTCTAAAGTTAACCGAATCCGTTTTGCAAACCATGACTTCGCAGCCATTGCTGACTTTGGACTGTTAGAAGAGTCTGTAAAACAAGCCCGTGAGCTAGACGTACCAATCAAAGTGGGCAACATCTTCTCAGCTGATCTGTTCTACACACCAGAGCCAGAAATCTTCGAAACGATGAAGAAGCTAGGCATCTTAGGCGTCGATATGGAAGCCGCTGGTATCTACGGTGTAGCCGCAGACCTTGGTGCAAAAGCGCTAACTATCCTTACCGTATCTGACCACATTCTACGTGGTGAGAAACTTTCTTCTGAAGATCGCCAAAAATCGTTCAATGACATGATGAAAGTTGCTCTAGAAACGGCGATCAATATTTAA
- a CDS encoding DUF523 and DUF1722 domain-containing protein has protein sequence MENVIKIGVSACVVGHKVRFDSGHKTSAFLSKELSPYVEFMPICPEVAIGMSVPRPTIRLQFKGERIALVETKNTDNEHTDKMVAFSDQKARELIDEQLCGYVVCRNSPTCGMEKVKVYSKHNAEKIGVGLYTQKLIEHMPWLPIEEDGRLTDPYLKENFILRVFALSDFYQTMGDNPTAGKVVAFHSRYKLTLMAHHPESYKELGRLVANLGDVDIDSFINEYRLLFMNALKHRANRKTNTNVLMHLQGYLKNSLDKQQKKELAELILDYRSGISPLLAPLTLIKHHLSLHPDEYLSQQCFFQPYPQELRLRYGM, from the coding sequence ATGGAAAACGTAATTAAGATTGGTGTGAGCGCATGTGTCGTTGGCCACAAAGTTCGTTTCGACTCTGGTCACAAGACCAGCGCATTTCTTTCTAAGGAGCTCAGCCCCTACGTAGAGTTTATGCCGATATGCCCTGAAGTGGCGATCGGTATGTCGGTACCAAGACCAACCATTCGTTTGCAATTTAAAGGGGAACGCATTGCTTTGGTCGAGACGAAGAATACAGACAACGAACATACCGATAAGATGGTGGCATTTTCCGACCAAAAGGCACGAGAGTTGATTGATGAGCAACTGTGTGGCTACGTGGTATGTCGCAACTCTCCAACTTGTGGCATGGAGAAAGTCAAAGTCTACTCAAAGCATAATGCGGAGAAAATTGGGGTAGGTTTGTACACACAAAAACTGATCGAGCACATGCCTTGGTTACCTATTGAAGAAGATGGCCGCTTGACCGACCCATACTTGAAAGAGAACTTCATTCTACGCGTGTTTGCATTGAGTGACTTTTATCAAACCATGGGTGACAACCCAACCGCTGGTAAGGTCGTTGCATTTCACTCTCGCTACAAGTTGACCTTGATGGCGCACCACCCAGAGTCCTACAAGGAACTCGGTCGCTTAGTTGCAAACTTGGGTGATGTAGACATTGATTCTTTTATCAATGAATATAGATTGCTGTTTATGAATGCCTTGAAACACCGTGCCAACCGCAAGACAAACACTAACGTCTTGATGCATTTGCAAGGATATTTGAAAAACTCGTTGGACAAGCAGCAAAAGAAAGAGCTAGCGGAATTGATTTTGGATTATCGTAGCGGTATTTCTCCGTTACTCGCCCCGTTGACTCTGATCAAGCACCATTTGAGTCTTCACCCTGACGAGTATCTGTCCCAGCAGTGTTTCTTTCAGCCTTACCCACAGGAGTTACGTTTAAGATATGGGATGTGA